A single Oryctolagus cuniculus chromosome 18, mOryCun1.1, whole genome shotgun sequence DNA region contains:
- the LOC108175678 gene encoding zinc finger and SCAN domain-containing protein 4 yields MALDLTTSLKRKPSRNDLNPDNPELTTTQESAVQMEETSEGSSIVDTFQYNSNASSRQELQRLLESFYSWLQPEKHSKEEMIAQLVFEQFLKSGHARDTSTLKKKWEARDRNLEKLMEDLNDDCTKPPVLVHVYMQGQEALFSENMPLKDVIFYLKRQLSAGTPTADNTRTPLCTHHGTSVATAQEEEDGCNASLKTTQVNDTPTSQSDQIISLVIIQEEDSPSSSEEGCVSLRNTHSSRSSEQGIQGSQEGCLEGPSEQHGPMEVRTGLSPSPDASSPEPAPTNQSSEGNSTSGGHQERSHSASKSYECAECSKVFSYSCQLIAHQRRHRNERPFVCAECHKGFFQNSDLRVHQMIHQTEKPFVCSTCQKPFSHKTNLKAHERIHTGEKPYTCSLCHQSYRQSSTYHRHLRTHQKTALKNARSAPDASSASSLM; encoded by the exons ATGGCTTTAGATCTTACAACTTCATTGAAAAGGAAACCATCCAGGAATGATCTTAATCCAGACAACCCAGAGTTGACAACAACCCAAGAATCCGCTGTCCAGATGGAAGAGACATCTGAGGGCTCGAGCATAGTCGACACATTTCAGTACAACAGTAACGCAAGTTCAAGGCAGGAGCTGCAGAGACTCCTTGAGTCTTTTTACTCATGGCTGCAGCCAGAAAAGCACAGCAAGGAAGAAATGATCGCTCAACTGGTTTTTGAGCAGTTTCTGAAGAGTGGCCATGCCAGGGACACATCCACGTTGAAGAAGAAATGGGAAGCAAGAGACAGAAACCTGGAGAAACTAATGGAAGACCTAAATGATGATTGCACGAAGCCACCTGTCTTA GTCCACGTCTACATGCAGGGACAGGAAGCCCTTTTTTCAGAGAATATGCCTCTAAAAGACGTCATCTTTTACCTCAAGAGACAGCTGTCAGCAGGAACCCCAACAGCAGACAACACGAGGACACCCTTATGTACTCACCACGGCACTTCCGTGGCAACAGCACAAG AAGAAGAAGATGGCTGCAACGCTTCTTTGAAGACTACTCAAGTAAATGACACTCCTACCAGTCAGAGCGATCAAATCATTTCCCTAGTCATTATCCAGGAAGAGGACAGTCCCAGCAGTTCTGAAGAGGGATGTGTTTCTCTCAGGAACACACACAGTTCTAGAAGTTCAGAGCAAGGCATCCAGGGGTCCCAGGAAGGATGCCTAGAGGGGCCCTCTGAGCAACACGGCCCCATGGAGGTGAGGACAGGGCTCTCACCCAGTCCAGATGCATCCTCCCCTGAGCCTGCCCCTACCAATCAGAGTAGTGAGGGAAACTCCACAAGTGGGGGACATCAAGAGAGGTCCCACAGTGCCTCAAAATCATATGAATGTGCGGAATGCTCCAAGGTCTTTAGCTATTCCTGTCAGTTGATAGCTCACCAGAGAAGACACAGAAATGAGAGGCCGTTCGTTTGTGCTGAGTGTCACAAAGGCTTCTTCCAGAATTCAGACCTGCGTGTGCATCAGATGATTCACCAAACAGAGAAGCCTTTCGTATGCAGCACTTGTCAAAAGCCTTTCAGCCACAAAACCAACTTGAAGGCTCATGAAAGAATTCACACAGGCGAGAAACCCTATACATGCTCCTTGTGCCACCAAAGCTATCGCCAGTCATCCACATACCACCGCCACCTGAGGACGCACCAAAAGACTGCTCTCAAAAATGCTCGCTCCGCTCCAGACGCCTCCTCAGCTTCTTCCCTGATGTGA